AGCGCCGCGTCATTGACCACGGCGTCCGAGCCCTTGGTCAGCTTGATCTCGGGGGCCGGTGCACCGGACATGGCGGCCTGCGCCTTGGCGCTGCGCTCTATGCCGTCATGCAGCTTGCTGCGCACCTCGCTCTTGTAGCTGCGGATCGTGCCCAGCAGCCGTGCCTGGTCGGGAATGATGTTGCCCGCGCTGCCCGCATTGAAGGCACCCACGGTGACCACGCCGAACTCCATGGGATCTTTCTCGCGGCTGACCACGCCTTGCACATCCACCACGAAGCGCGAGGCCATGAGCACGGGGTCTATGCCTTTGTCAGGCATGGAGCCATGGCTGCCACGGCCGTGAAACGTGATGTCCAGCGAGTCCGAATTGGAGGTCGCCGCCCCGGCCACATAGCCCACCGTGCCATAAGGCATGGAGCCGGTGTGCAGCGCAAAGGCGTAGTCGGGCTTGCCGAACTTCTGGAACAGGCCGTCGGCCAGCATGGCCTTGGCACCGGTCACGGTTTCCTCGGAGGGCTGGGCCACGAACATCAGCGTGCCCTTCCATTGCTTCTTCAGGCCCAGCAGTGCCTGGGCCGTGCCCAGCCAGCTGGTCATGTGCATATCGTGACCGCAGCTATGGGCGACAAAGCTCTCCTTGCCGTTGTACTGGGCCTTGGCCTTGCTCGCATAGGGCAGGCCGGTTTTTTCCTCCATGGGCAGGGCGTCCAGCTCGGTGCGCACCATGACGGTGGGGCCCGCGCCATTGCGATAGATGGCGACCAGACCGGTCTTGCCAATACCCTCGGTGACTTCAAAGCCCAGCTTGCGCATCTCGGCCGCCAGCTTGGCGGCGGTGCGCGTTTCCTGAAAACCCAGCTCGGGGTTGGCATGCAGGTCTTCGTAGATGCCGCGCATCTGCGGATACATCTGGGCGATCAGCTGCTGCAGCTGGGGCTTGAGCGGTTGGGGATCCAGCTCCGCAGCCTGGGCCGAGCCCAGAGTGAAGGCCAGCGTGGCGACGGCGCAGAACTTGCGGGTAAGGCTAGGGTGCATGTGAGGGGCTGTGGTTGGCTTCAAACAGAGGCGGCCATTGAAGACCGCGCTTTCAGACTAGGAGCATGGCC
This window of the Comamonas testosteroni genome carries:
- a CDS encoding amidohydrolase, with the protein product MHPSLTRKFCAVATLAFTLGSAQAAELDPQPLKPQLQQLIAQMYPQMRGIYEDLHANPELGFQETRTAAKLAAEMRKLGFEVTEGIGKTGLVAIYRNGAGPTVMVRTELDALPMEEKTGLPYASKAKAQYNGKESFVAHSCGHDMHMTSWLGTAQALLGLKKQWKGTLMFVAQPSEETVTGAKAMLADGLFQKFGKPDYAFALHTGSMPYGTVGYVAGAATSNSDSLDITFHGRGSHGSMPDKGIDPVLMASRFVVDVQGVVSREKDPMEFGVVTVGAFNAGSAGNIIPDQARLLGTIRSYKSEVRSKLHDGIERSAKAQAAMSGAPAPEIKLTKGSDAVVNDAALVNRTVRLFKAALGDKNVLPIPPATASEDFSDFINQGVPSMFYILGVSDPQKVAQASQPGGKPLPFNHSPFFAPEPEPTFKTGVETMTLAVMNVMQ